The region CAATGCAAATAAAGTAAAAAGTTTATGTTGTGTCTCCGCGTGGAGATTATTTTCCTATTTAGTTATATACTGCAAGTGTCTTATttgaataaaaagaataagGAAAAGCATAAAGTGGGCAATAAGTGTCCTCTTTCCTTGTTGGAATCTCACTGTGGTCAGGCTGAAAGATTCATTTCAGTCTTTCTTTGCTTCAACAAATGCATCACTCACCGTTCAGGGCTGGTTTCATCCACTCACATGACTCTTTTTCTGGTCCAAACACGTCACTGTCCATTTCATGGATCAGAGAAAGTCCTACTGTCTTCATGTTGGCCAGAAGTTTTCTATCCTCACAGAAAAAGCGCACGATGCTTGTTGATCAGACGGGGTTTGGGCTCTATTCCCTCTCCTCGGCCCAGGGTTGGAGGTTCTGCAGGGCGTACAGAGAGGAGTTGTGGGCACACAGTGGGTCGGACACCGCTGATTCGCCGAGGGACTTCTGGAGGGCggactgctgcagctgcatgatGAGGCGATTGGCCTGCTGACGCTCCGCTTCCCTCTCCTCGGCGGTCTGCCTCCTAAAAAAGGTACATTAAAATTTATGCGCAGTTCAAAGCACCCGGAAATGATCTGTGTGATCGTAAGAAGTAGTTTAAATTGCAAAAGCACAAATGATAAATAACCATCTATTAGGCTACTGCCGGCTGAAATGAGCAAAAAAGAGTCAGGACTTCGCTTTACTTATGTATCATGCTGATTAAGAGCACATTAAATAGAGATTTAAGAGGCATTAATAAGAAATAGGCGAAGAAGCAGAATAAATAACAGAAGAAATTGCTCAtttatacttttatttcttttaaaacagtttttgttTTGCAGATGTAAAGTCACATGCTAGGAGCGCAGTTGACCGTAAACGGTGCGCAGAAACTACAAAAAGTTTATTTTGATCAggttaaaacatgttttaggCCCAAGTTAAAAAATCATAACAAACCGCGGCGTAACAGCCTGCAGGATGTGACGTGTGATAGAAATGGCTACTAAATTGGCGTGTTAGGTGTGAAATTCCATACCTCCATTTAGTTCGGCGGTTCTGGAACCAGGTTTTGACCTGTGCGTCTGTCATCTTCAGACTCTTGGCCAGGGCTGCTCGCTCGGCGCTGGCCAGATACTTCTGCCGATGGAAACGCTTCTCCAGCTCGCAGATCTGGACTCTGGAGAAGGAGGTCCGAGGCTTTTTCCGTTTTGGAGGGGTTCGGTTCTGGTACGGGTGTCCTATTCGTCGTGTGACAGCGAACGGCACCAGAGCTGCTGAAGCGGACAAAATCAACGAATTCAGCGATGAGAGGAAAATTAGATTTCATATAGCAGCAAACGGACCAAACGCACTCCCCATCTGTATGGAAATTCACGGTCATATATCACAGAAATCCTTCCTGTTTGACAACTATTCCCTATTTAGACCGTGTAAGCCTGTGTgaaaaatgtgaaattaaatTCATTAGGAAATATGAGTCTGGCCAAGCGGTGCAGAAAGTGCGATCAAAAGAATAAACAGACCAGACGTCTTACAGATGTGATTCCACACAACCTTTACATCGGAGGCCTCTGCTGTTAAAATCGTCTTCGTCCAACAGCCGTACCTGTGGCATGTTTTAAAGCCATTCAAAACCAATTAGTTCGTAGTTTTCTTTAGCGTTTTgttcaaaattaaaaatgttttatattataCTTCTCATTTAAGACGGTATTGTTTTTACTAAAATGAATTTTGTCCACAGGGTAAAATCTATGTTAGCTCAGCTATATTTTTAAACTTGTATTTTTAGGGTTTGAGAGTTTCATTTAATGTAAACGATAGTTtcggatgatttttttttaaatataaaaatgaagTAATGCGGTCAAATAGGCAACAGTGGAAAATATTCGCAATCAaaacaacaatgacaataatgttgttaatcattttaaatctgcCAGGCCACCATTATTTAACTGTACATCCTGTATATCATTGTTTAGATAGTCAGGATAGAACCGAATATTTTCACATGTTCTGttgcattttccttttaaaacattAAGATAATAAGAATAGAAGCCTATTTTAAGCAACAATAACCTACCTGATATTCTGTCTTTGGCGAATCTGTTTCCTATCCAAGGGAAACACAACCCTCCAAACCCAGTGACTGCACTCTGAACGGGAGCCGGGGGTCCCGTAGCTGTCATGGGTCTGTGGGCCGGTACTCGAATAACTCCTCGGCTGCCCAGACTCCTGTTTTCCGCGTATGAACCCGATGCCTCCATCGAAGGCATTATGCCGGAGAGGGAGATAGACAGCGCGGTGTACGAGGGCGCGCTGGCCGCGGTCGGGCTTCCTAAACTATAATAACCGTCACTGACGTTGCTCGAATCGGATCCACTTTGCCTTCCAGCTGTGCGGCCGTTTTCCGGTTCCGTACCACCTCCCAAGATCTGGTCAATGCCGAAGCTGATGGGTTCGTGATTTACCGGCTTTGGAGGAGGGCTCGGCGCACTAGGTGACTGTTCCATCCTCGTCGTTTATTcgcagaaagtggagaaaataaagaagtTTTCAGGCCAAAATCACAGCAAAGTCACCCAAAGACACCGCCAGCCGTTTCTCCATCGTTGCCCAGACCTCTGCCAAGTGTCCAGCGCGTCCTCGTTGCCTCTTGCGGGCCTGTGTAAGGACTGGGTCCTCTACAGGCTGCGCTCAAAGTTTGATGGGCGTTCGGAGAGATATGACGCGCTGTCCTCCCCTCAGCGCGTCAAAATGCTGCGTCCAACAACTCCGTCCTCCTCCGAGCGTCCTCCTCCATCTATTGGCTGGCGCCACAATGATTGATTGAACGTTAATTGCGTTAGGCCCAGGATTCGGCACAATAACCAATTTTCCCCATAAAGACAGACTTTAGCCTTTTATTCCGTCCAGAtatgcatttttatattttggtCGCATACTATTATTTACTGAAGTCATCTGTTTTCATTATGGAATAATTGAGACTTTATAGACGTTTGTGTGGCATAtataaatagtaaaaaaaacacaacatcattGCACCAAAGCTCGCTGAAGATCAATGGTTCTTGTTGAACATCCAATATTTAATCGTTTCAGCCAAATTGCATTTTGTCAGTGATTTGTCACTCTCCCGCTGAGCCCCGTAAATGTATTCACTCTGTTCACAATGATAACTTTTGGTCACATACAATATACgctataaaaacaaaaacttgtACTGTGTGACGTGATTAATTGACGTTTTTTGTCTCGTCGATTGACCTATATTTGTTCTTGACAAATACCATAACATCCTCCTgaatttctctcttttctgtgtCACCTTTTACACTATTACCTCACACATGGAATTCGTATGAATTCTCACGAAATAACGTTATGGCTGCATTATCATCCAAGTTTGGCAAAGAAACGTCATCTTCAATGTATAACTttttatacccccccccccccccccccccccaaaacattCTGTTGTTTAATATTAATTTTGGTTACACCCAGCAAAATGAAACACTTCCACTCATCTTATCTTGTGCGTCGTTGTTAAATCCTTCCAATTTCACTCTTTAACCATTTGATGATGCAAAGTTAGAATTAAACGTTTTGTAGTCTTGAGAGAAATAGGCTACCACTTAATATTTTCACCAGATTTTACTATACCACATCACCTCttgtgaagaaaaaaacccccatAGATGTGATGAATAGAGTCTGTGATCATCTTGCCATGTGCACGTTTTGTCCGTCGCTAAAGCAGAAGGAAAGTCGCCCCGTTGAACACTGATAGTGAATCACCAGCACCCATTTGATCACGGAGAAGCTTTACGTAGCCGTATTTTATTCCTGGTATCCAGTACCACATTAAATGGCCTGACAAGCGAAGGCCACGGGCTACCTCAGATAAAGTGTCGGGGCTCTGGAAGAGCTGCTTACCGCTCAGATTCAATGTAAGAGGCGCCCAAAGTGACCGGATAATCACATTTTCACTAACTTGTCTCAGGGACAGACAAATGTGCATCGCGTTTGGAAGCGGCAGGTGGCTTTTTAAGATATCACATTACACTACATTAACCCGCTAATGACAAATATATTCATTTAGTGACAACGAGGCTTATATTTATAGGCTTTTAAAGGATCACTTCAACCTGATCGcaaatctttgtttttgtcgGAGCACAATTTATGGTCAAAGtgaagaaaatcaattttatttctttttttttttttatcctcatgtgttttcctttttaatgcaGATGTATCCTTAATAAACTAATAGTCAAAATTAAGAGATCCGGTCAtgttacaaaataaaaagaggaaTGTACAGATAGATCTGTAGGGTgcaatatatattttaaaactcgccctcttctttcctttcacaATAAAGTCTTATGAGGCCATATGAGATTGGACAAGGCCCGAGGTGTTTGTTTAGCAATATGGACAGACTCTGGGTGTTGGCTGCTTCACCCTGCCATATGTGAGCTCACCAGTGGGGAGAATTGGTCTGTTGGAGCTGTCACGTTTATggacatttttatgtttctcttgatttaaaacaaactaacaaacaaacaaacatcaaaaACGCAATACAATAAATTTGACTAGAAACCAAGGCAGTGTTTTTGATCCACGAAGACTTTTAAATGAATTGAGATGTTTGTAATGATTAGGTGGCCACTGCTGGGCTTCATAAAAGTTGCTAATATTATCTTTTCATCCCGATTCCTCCACTGTGGCCTGAGTCCGTTCAACCCTGCAAGGAGCAGACGGGGTCCCACCGGTTGTGGAGTGTTAGTAAAACGGTGTAATCCAAAGATTATGAGTGATTATGGCACATTATCTTTGACCTCCCGGGATAGCGCCGTGACACCGCTTACTGAAAAGAAGCCTCTGCCCATGCCTCCTGCCATTTTTGGATTTATTGATGTGCTGAACACTTCATTGCCTTAAGAGAAGGCAAAACACCAAGTTACCACACGAACGCACAAAGACACGGACGTTAAAGGACGGATTTCTTTTATTCCCAGATATCAAGGTTTCTCAAACAGACCGCACGAACAATTAAGTTGTGCATTAAtcctcattttttttcccagaggCAATAAAAATGCTGACACTATGATTCAAAAAGTCCAAAAAGAAACGACAACAAAAGAGTGAAAGAGTGCGATTTGTTTGAGAAATTACCACTTGATCTGCATAATCGGGGGTCTGGGCTGCAGCTCGGTACCCGGGGGCTGCGTTTTTATTGCGCGTCTCTTCGCCGTTATCAATTTCAGCAGCGCGCCTGACTTTTTAAAAGGGGGACGAGGCCGGCTGCTTCTGAATAATGAATGACACGCTTTTATATTGTCGCTAAAGTGCCCGTGATGTTACAATATGAAAAGGCAGCGGTAAGTAATAGTGCATTTAAAAGGGATGTAGTGTATTATTATGATgtaaaagagaaggagaggggtggaagaggaagggagatgaGTGGATAacctagagagagagagaaagagattgTTTTATTACAATAAGAGAAGATGAGTTTGCCTCGCAGCGAAATGGGGACCAGTTAATGAAACTTTACCGCAGCTAACGATTTCCCCTCCCTCGCTCTAAAAACCACCCTTATGAAATATTTAAACTATTTAATATAGGTATTATTAAGCTGAAAGACACTGGAACCGGCCATCTGACAACATTTACAAGgctatggatttttttttttttaaagaaaaaagttgGGTAAACAAAGCAGCCTCCCTTCCTGCAGTCCACGTAGAACAAAGATGTCTCGTAAATCACACTCACATTGAGTGTAATATGGAGAAAATGTGCTTTAGTGTTGGAGGACTTGATTTACTATCATTTACACTTTTCTGCATACCACGCCGTCCATATATTCAGAGGCACATGTAGCACTTTAAGAGGAACAGCCAATCAATTTATGCCTGTATTGTCTATAATGGAGGGAATAGCCTACTGTGGTCCTGCGTGTGTTTATGTATGTGCGTGCAGGATTGTGTTTCATATTGACATGCTCAGTGGGATTGTTGGATCAGAAGAGAGGAATGGGATCCTCCATTAGGGACCCAGTCAAGGCAGTCATCCCGAGACTGCCACTGGACTGCTGCTCCATGTGCTGTATCTACCCGCTTTATTTCCTGAAGAGCAGATAAATTATGTATGATGTTGATGTAAATTGCAAATCTATGGGTTGGTAAATACAGAGAGATTTAAATATAGTGGCATCCTGAAAGTCCGTAATCAAAAACCTTGGAGATAATAAGCAAACAGAGAGCTGTTTGGTATACAAATCAGTCACGGGGGCCTTTTCCCCTGCAGGTATCAGAGTGCACATTTATCCACATAAATATAACTTGATATGGTAGATAGTGAACAGCAAACTCGTGTTAGGAACCTATACGCCAAGACTCTGTGTGCAAGGGTGGACCGTGTATTCCTGTCTGATGGTTGAATGCATGGCTGCTCTTACACGCTGGTTAAAAgtcagggagggagaaagaggagggaaaggaagaggaggagagacgggaaTAAGCAACCGCACAGACAGAGAATTATAGGGATGGACGGTGAGCAGTGGGCAAAACAGGATGGCTGCGATTGAGATGTGAGAGAACAGTTAAAGGATTAATGGGGATCATTTGAAGCTGATGATAATTGAACACCTGGCTTGAGTTTGGACAGGAATCTCTTAGCATTGTCTTGCCTTTATCTTTTCTGAGTGCTGAAGTttcactgctgcttttaaacAAGCATTTTTAATCAGTGATCAGAGTAAATGTTTCTCAGATGGGCCTGCCATCGACAAAATGACTAATGCTATTAATAAGTGCGTGTGacgttttttttgctttaatgccttAAGACTGATTTATATGTGTGCATGCTAGACAGGGAACGTGCTGCCGAGGGTTTGTGTTAAGAGCAGCTGAGTGCTCCTGCACGCCCCTGGATGTGGCGCTAATGTGTTAATTCATTACGGCATGAAGTCAGTTGCATTGTGTCAGACCCGTGTTTCCCATCTCTCACTGTCTGGATTCTCTCCGCCTCATAAAAGCCGATTATCCTGCATGTCGCCAAAGTTCCACCCATTCTCTCCTGCCTCTtgacctcctcacccctcctgtTGCCTGCCTGTGGGGCGCTCGtgcaggggaggaggggagggagggacagaggaccAGCTGCCACCAGCCATAGTGCTGTGGTGCCTGGCAGAGGGAGCTACTGCAGCCCCCtgctttgctgggccttctggcccctcagggtggaggggtgggggcacCAGCCTCATGCCACCAACCCCACCTGTCTGGCCCCAGGCACAGGGGTGTGACCTATTAGATGCAATCATACAGCCATACATTTATATTACTGCCGGGTGACTGAAAAAATGTCAGCCACCCAATGCCCTTGTTTGTTGGGTGTTTTCAATGTTGGGTGAGATATCACGAGCCTATGAGTTTCCAAATAACCCCGTGTTTAAATGTGAATGAAGCCATGGCTCCTGGCCACTTGCACTGACAAGTTGTCgtcattttgttgctttccTGGATACCTTCTATTGGTCAGATACAAATACACTGGGCCACTTTGCTTTTAGGCGTGAAAGAGCGAGAGCTAAGTGAGGCCACTCCGGAGCACTATTCTCTATATTGATTTCCCATTATCAGACCCCAGTCCCTGTGGAGTCATTAGTGTTGGGatcaaacagacagacagagaaggagaCTAATACCAGTCACTTACACCAGCGCGGGGAGATCACCTTTCCTCCCTGAGGCTAGGAaggccagagaggagcagaagagcagaggaaacgaggaaggaggggggtaGTGGATGGACGAGTGGAAAGGGGCTAACAGATGGAGACAGCAATatgtagagagagaggaagagggaagaggtGGAATTTTGCCGTGAAACAATCACGGGCTAATGAAAGATGCTATTTGATTGCTTTATTTGGCTGTTCTGTTCCGCCTGTCGAAGCGGAAATATCTTGTCTCGCTGCCTCGGTCTCTGTTCTCCGTCCTCACTGTTCCAGCAGCATGGGTGCCTCATGTTATTAATTTaagtttttatgtttttcactGCAGTATGACTTTTCTCTTTGTCCAACATTGTAAAGCGCAGCCAATAAAGCTCCTGGCCCTCCTTGCTGTCAATAATTTTATGGTAAATGATGCAATGATGAATGGGTTTCATGTACTCGGCAGCTGTCCCCATACTATGGcaacaaagaaagagagaactGGAGAGGAAAAAGTGAAAGAGGAATATAAAATGTGAGATGCTCATTTTGGTCCCTTGCTTCATAATTTCTGTGGATGTATTTATCCTCTATGGATTCAGGGGGAGCAATGAATTCGTAGTATGAATCAACACCATCCATCTTATTCACTTCTGCCTGACAGCGAGCCCTGGAAGTAATGGTCAgactacccacacacacacacacacacacacacacacacacacacacacacacacacacacacacccacacacagctcAGATGGGGGTGACCCTGGCCTGACTCCCCTGCTGACCCCCAATCTGTTCCCCAACCTCACACCATAAGAGACCGAGGCACACTGGGATGGGCACACGCATCTACACACTCGCACACCCACCGGCATGTTGCACAATGTGTGATCTGATGGATATCTCCTCAGACAGTACCATGTGTGTGGGCAGTGGGTGTGTACGCACACTGTGCATGTGTCTAAGTGTGTGCGGTGCCATaccctctgccccctcccaccGGTGTTAATTGATTCTTGGTGCGCTTTGCTGATTGGTGTGAGGACCCCTAGAGGCGGGCCCAGTCTTAACTGATGCCCCTTTCCCATTTGTGTGGCATGacatgcacacagacgcacacttAGATGTACAATAACACGGTGTGTGGGAAAGGCTtatgtttttccacatttaaaaaacTGTGTTGATTATATATCCACTatacacttgcacacacacacacacacacacacacacacacacacacacacacacacacacacacacacccaagacacatacacacacagacggtTTTTAAAGGGGGGTTTCACACCCTGATAAATAGGAAGCTGGCTAGCTGACATGAGCAGATTGTGGCTCATATCCCATAGAAACAAAACCAGTCTTAGAGGAGATTCACGAGCAATATAGGTGggcataggtgtgtgtgtgtgtgtgtgtgtgtgtgtgtgtgtgtgtgtgtgtgtgtgtgtgtgtgtgccaatgtgtgtgggggagagagagccaGAAAGACAGTAAGAGAGATGAATCTCTGGTTATTAATTTCCAGCCGCGGCCCCTGGGTGAGATGTTAATATAGGGCTGATTGTGACTAATTTCTTATTAATTGCCATCAGCGATTACACCGTGGCCAGTAATGTGGCTAATTTGTTGAAATGAATTTGGTTTTCCAAGGCATTTTAATTGCTGCAGGTGGCGGCTTCATCTGCACACCATCACATTTGTATCCCAGCACATTACTTCTCAAGTTGCACACTTTGTTTTACACATATCACCGCACGCCTATTGTCTCCCTACGTTTCTCCTGCCTCTTTATCTgtgtacacacaaacaaacagcctcTTTGCTAATCCCACAATATCTTATTCATCAGGTTTATGTATCCTCCTACATCCATATCTCTCCACACGTTCATGATCATTACAGTGGGGATGGAGGGACATTTTACTTGTTGTCTTTGTTTGTTGAATGTTTATAGCTTCCGTTAGCACAGTCTCAACGACCACTGAGGAACCAGTGGATACAAAATCTAAATCCCCCTATAAAAGAGAAGTTGCCCTCTGGGCAGCCATAGCTCATAGTTGGCCTGATTTAGTGGCAGCCTGGAATCTGGGCTTGAATAAAGACAGAGCGAGCGAGGGCAGAGTGAgttagagagaaagagagagagggagagagagagggaggaaaagataGCTCCCCGTGTGATAAATAGCCCCGGCACTCTCTATTGCATTAGCCGTCCGGGCCGATAGATTGCGAGCCCAATAGACCCAGACGTATGCGATTGGTTTCTCATATAAAAGTTGCATATTAAATTCCTTCACAGGACTGTGCCCCCCAAGCatgaaggagggaaggaggaaatgGGAGTGAAAAAGCGtgaatgtgggaaaaaaaagaatagaagagtgagaaaaaggctttttatgAGAGGGGAAACAGAGTTGGGGAACACGGAGACGAAGGGGGATACGGAATGGCGGAAGAAAACGCAGCTTGATGGTGGAAAAGacaaatgatgatgtcatgtgttTAATAGGTCCGTGGATATTGGGCGATGAGTGCGACCATACGTCCACTTAATCAGTATTGCTTCTCAATGAAGATTCCTCCCGCTTTGCTCtcaccccctccttctcctgctctcagCCGTTCTCCACATGCTAACGACCTCTCTAATTGTTTCCAAGCTCATTAAGATGCTGATGTTTTAATAGTAATTAATCCGTCATTTGCCTGCACGCAAACATGAACAGCTGAGGTTTGTTCATCGTTGTTTCAATGCACTGATAATGCGGTAGCCTAGTCAAAGGAGACAATATCCTGCTAATTTAGCTCATCACTGTTAATTGGTTGTTAAGTGCCTTTAATTACCAGGCAAGCTTTGGGATTTAGGTCTGCAGAAAGGAGGGGATCACCGTGATTGTCCCTGCTTCTCTAATGGTTCTTGTGTGAACTTTGAAAACTGGAGTAAATAACCAGAGGGTGTGGAGACACACGTTGACCCTGTTCTGTTTTACATCgctgtttttccccccttttctccttctccttcctttcttctgtcctcctgtccattcCTCCATCTCCTAGCTCGTTCTCCATGATATTATTAACTCATTAacttttttcattatttttaataaaagatgAGTTATGGCTTTAGCCTGACTGTGGCAGCAACCCCTCtaacaccctcctcctcctacccATCCTTTCCCTTCAACCACttcctcatcgtcctcctccttgtccttgTCCCCTCatctccctcatcttcctcctttccTGGCCATATTGCATCCGCTTTGATTTGTTTGACCCTTGAACTGCAGTTTTTGACCTCAGTGTTGCTGGATGCTACCTTCTGTCCATCTTCTTTGCTTTCACCACAGTCAC is a window of Takifugu rubripes chromosome 14, fTakRub1.2, whole genome shotgun sequence DNA encoding:
- the LOC101061880 gene encoding T-cell leukemia homeobox protein 3 isoform X1, which produces MEQSPSAPSPPPKPVNHEPISFGIDQILGGGTEPENGRTAGRQSGSDSSNVSDGYYSLGSPTAASAPSYTALSISLSGIMPSMEASGSYAENRSLGSRGVIRVPAHRPMTATGPPAPVQSAVTGFGGLCFPWIGNRFAKDRISAALVPFAVTRRIGHPYQNRTPPKRKKPRTSFSRVQICELEKRFHRQKYLASAERAALAKSLKMTDAQVKTWFQNRRTKWRRQTAEEREAERQQANRLIMQLQQSALQKSLGESAVSDPLCAHNSSLYALQNLQPWAEERE
- the LOC101061880 gene encoding T-cell leukemia homeobox protein 3 isoform X2; the protein is MEQSPSAPSPPPKPVNHEPISFGIDQILGGGTEPENGRTAGRQSGSDSSNVSDGYYSLGSPTAASAPSYTALSISLSGIMPSMEASGSYAENRSLGSRGVIRVPAHRPMTATGPPAPVQSAVTGFGGLCFPWIGNRFAKDRISALVPFAVTRRIGHPYQNRTPPKRKKPRTSFSRVQICELEKRFHRQKYLASAERAALAKSLKMTDAQVKTWFQNRRTKWRRQTAEEREAERQQANRLIMQLQQSALQKSLGESAVSDPLCAHNSSLYALQNLQPWAEERE